The proteins below come from a single Nocardioides eburneiflavus genomic window:
- a CDS encoding TetR/AcrR family transcriptional regulator yields the protein MTTTRRRTQAERREGTITALLDATVRCLTERGYAATSTAAVCAEAGVSQGALFRHFPTRQALLVATAGHVATRNVEAFRATTEGVAVGTVDEVADVLGHLRAAVLSPANQTWRELLVAARSDADLRTALLPARESLQAQMLAAAADLWRDRLAAEDLPAVLSIVVNFFDGLVFSALDPDPTAAPGRTVERALRLLAEMVVSHYPQEHA from the coding sequence ATGACGACCACCCGGCGACGTACGCAGGCCGAGCGCCGCGAGGGCACCATCACCGCCCTCCTCGACGCGACCGTGCGCTGCCTGACGGAGCGGGGGTACGCCGCCACGTCGACCGCTGCCGTCTGCGCGGAGGCGGGCGTCAGCCAGGGCGCGTTGTTCCGCCACTTCCCGACCCGGCAGGCGCTGCTCGTCGCGACGGCGGGGCACGTGGCCACCCGCAACGTCGAGGCCTTCCGCGCGACGACGGAGGGCGTGGCCGTGGGCACGGTCGACGAGGTCGCGGACGTGCTGGGCCACCTCCGGGCGGCGGTCCTCTCGCCCGCCAACCAGACCTGGCGCGAGCTGCTCGTGGCCGCCCGCTCGGACGCCGACCTCCGTACGGCCCTCCTGCCGGCCCGCGAGTCGCTGCAGGCGCAGATGCTGGCGGCGGCCGCCGACCTCTGGCGCGACCGGCTGGCGGCCGAGGACCTCCCCGCCGTCCTCAGCATCGTCGTCAACTTCTTCGACGGGCTGGTCTTCTCCGCCCTCGACCCCGATCCCACCGCCGCCCCCGGCCGTACGGTCGAGCGGGCGCTGCGCCTGCTCGCGGAGATGGTCGTCAGCCACTACCCGCAGGAGCACGCATGA
- a CDS encoding acetyl/propionyl/methylcrotonyl-CoA carboxylase subunit alpha, with product MSLKKVLIANRGEIAVRVVRACKDAGIGSVAVYADPDRDALFVRLADEAHSLGGATPAESYLDIEKIIKIAADTGADSVHPGYGFLAENADFAQAVIDAGLVWIGPPPAAIEALGDKAKAKHIADKADAPLAPGTKDPVADADEVVAFAKANGLPVAIKAVFGGGGRGLKVARTIEEIPDAYESAVREAVTAFGRGECLVEKFLDKPRHVETQCLADQHGNVVVVSTRDCSLQRRNQKLVEEAPAPFLTDAQVTELYESSKRILKEAGYHGAGTCEFLVAQDGTISFLEVNTRLQVEHCVSEEVTGIDLVREMFRIAAGEELGYDDPEIRGHSIEYRINAEDGGRNFMPAPGTLTRWHPPAGPGVRLDGGYDQGETIPGSFDSLIAKLIVTGRDRTQALERSRRALDEFVVDGMPTVIPFHRAVVSDAAYVGASTPSGEGEFTVYTQWIETEFDNQIEPYAGDNAEADEPGERQKVTVEVGGRRLEVVLPAGLGGLAANGGGTGAGAKKAGKRSTKKAGAAASGDAVTSPMQGTIVKVVVEDGQEVAEGDTIVVMEAMKMEQPLKAHKAGTVTGLQAEVGATVTNGAVICELKD from the coding sequence GTGAGCTTGAAGAAGGTCCTCATCGCCAACCGGGGCGAGATCGCCGTCCGCGTCGTCCGCGCCTGCAAGGACGCCGGCATCGGCTCCGTCGCGGTCTACGCCGACCCCGACCGCGACGCCCTCTTCGTACGCCTCGCCGACGAGGCCCACTCGCTGGGCGGCGCGACCCCCGCCGAGTCGTACCTCGACATCGAGAAGATCATCAAGATCGCCGCCGACACGGGTGCTGATTCGGTGCACCCCGGCTACGGCTTCCTCGCCGAGAACGCCGACTTCGCCCAGGCCGTCATCGACGCCGGGCTGGTCTGGATCGGCCCCCCGCCGGCCGCGATCGAGGCGCTCGGCGACAAGGCCAAGGCCAAGCACATCGCCGACAAGGCCGACGCCCCGCTCGCGCCCGGCACCAAGGACCCGGTCGCCGACGCCGACGAGGTCGTCGCGTTCGCCAAGGCCAACGGCCTCCCGGTGGCGATCAAGGCGGTCTTCGGCGGCGGCGGTCGCGGCCTCAAGGTCGCCCGCACGATCGAGGAGATCCCCGACGCCTACGAGTCCGCGGTCCGCGAGGCCGTCACCGCGTTCGGTCGCGGCGAGTGCCTGGTCGAGAAGTTCCTCGACAAGCCGCGCCACGTCGAGACCCAGTGCCTGGCCGACCAGCACGGCAACGTCGTCGTGGTCTCCACCCGCGACTGCTCGCTGCAGCGCCGCAACCAGAAGCTCGTCGAGGAGGCCCCCGCGCCGTTCCTCACCGACGCCCAGGTCACCGAGCTCTACGAGTCGTCCAAGCGGATCCTCAAGGAGGCCGGCTACCACGGTGCCGGGACGTGTGAGTTCCTCGTCGCCCAGGACGGCACCATCTCCTTCCTCGAGGTCAACACCCGCCTCCAGGTCGAGCACTGCGTGTCCGAGGAGGTCACCGGCATCGACCTGGTGCGCGAGATGTTCCGCATCGCCGCCGGCGAGGAGCTCGGCTACGACGACCCCGAGATCCGCGGCCACTCCATCGAGTACCGCATCAACGCCGAGGACGGCGGCCGCAACTTCATGCCCGCCCCCGGCACCCTCACCCGCTGGCACCCCCCCGCCGGCCCTGGTGTTCGTCTGGATGGCGGCTACGACCAGGGCGAGACCATCCCGGGCTCGTTCGACTCCCTCATCGCCAAGCTCATCGTCACCGGCCGCGACCGCACCCAGGCCCTCGAGCGCTCGCGCCGCGCGCTCGACGAGTTCGTCGTCGATGGCATGCCCACCGTCATCCCGTTCCACCGCGCGGTCGTCTCCGACGCGGCGTACGTCGGTGCCTCGACGCCCTCGGGGGAGGGTGAGTTCACGGTCTACACGCAGTGGATCGAGACCGAGTTCGACAACCAGATCGAGCCCTACGCCGGCGACAACGCCGAGGCCGACGAGCCGGGTGAGCGGCAGAAGGTCACCGTCGAGGTCGGCGGCCGTCGCCTCGAGGTCGTCCTGCCCGCGGGGCTCGGCGGCCTCGCGGCCAACGGCGGCGGGACGGGCGCCGGCGCCAAGAAGGCCGGCAAGCGGTCGACCAAGAAGGCCGGTGCGGCCGCCTCGGGCGACGCCGTCACCTCGCCCATGCAGGGCACCATCGTCAAGGTCGTCGTCGAGGACGGGCAGGAGGTCGCCGAGGGCGACACCATCGTCGTCATGGAGGCGATGAAGATGGAGCAGCCCCTCAAGGCCCACAAGGCCGGCACCGTCACCGGCCTCCAGGCCGAGGTCGGCGCCACCGTCACCAACGGCGCGGTCATCTGCGAGCTCAAGGACTGA
- a CDS encoding AMP-binding protein, which produces MTLTSPSPALRPAPATRTPTDSGPVLDHARFGDAPAVVAGSTVLSHADLARRVADRAATWGPARRLVLVEGANDLDSLVAYLAALQHGHVALVVPDARPDQRDATIAAYDPDVVCTASAPDDVRRPLSAHELHPDLALLLSTSGTTGSPKLVRLSRANVASNAAAIADYLALTPADRAITALPLHYCYGLSVLHSHLVAGASVALTDLSVVDECFWELFARAGATTLAGVPHTFDLLAASGFEDRDLPTLRQVTQAGGRLAPDDVRRWSRLGRSRGWGLVVMYGATEATARMAWLPPHLAEDHPGAIGVAIPGGTLRLDESADERPGVGELVYTGPNVMLGYATTPADLALGRVTTELRTGDLAQQHDGLFEVVGRRNRRGKVFGLRIDLDAVERRLRADVDRRARVVATDRAVHAFVTSGRGSGAARTLVADHCGVPPHAVRVAVLPQVPHTSSGKPDYAALAELAALEEQAGEVDRPAAADPVRADVVRVLGRPDATDADSFVDLGGDSLSYVELSTRLGAHFPDGLPAGWHTHPIGELERLAAAARAAGAAGADRRPASGRLSRLDTTVALRALAILFVVASHVDLVALEGGAHLLLALAGFNFARFQLSATGGPRTRLRHGLSGLAQLIVPSVLWVGGVALLLGTYDLATVLFVREVVNGSEWDDQWQLWFLESLVWLTVAALAVTTLPALHRLERRTPFHFALGVLAVTTVARVVEVGWRAGPTERYTILVVAFFFALGWAGARATSTRERCLVTVLGVVMTVGFFGQPHREVIVLGGFLMMLWVPHIRLPAPLARAAGALAGASLFVYLTHWQVYPPLEDAGHQWLALVASLTVGIAYSRIVRPVHQAVGRAALGSR; this is translated from the coding sequence GTGACGCTCACGTCCCCCTCCCCGGCACTCCGGCCCGCACCCGCCACCCGTACGCCCACCGACTCCGGGCCGGTCCTCGACCACGCGCGGTTCGGCGACGCCCCGGCGGTCGTGGCAGGCAGCACTGTCCTCAGCCACGCCGACCTCGCCCGCCGGGTCGCCGACCGCGCGGCGACGTGGGGGCCGGCGCGACGCCTGGTGCTGGTCGAGGGTGCCAACGACCTGGACTCCCTGGTCGCCTACCTCGCCGCCCTCCAGCACGGCCACGTCGCGCTCGTCGTGCCCGACGCCCGCCCCGACCAGCGCGACGCGACGATCGCCGCCTACGACCCCGACGTCGTGTGCACCGCGTCGGCGCCCGACGACGTGCGCCGCCCCCTCAGCGCCCACGAGCTGCACCCCGACCTGGCGCTGCTGCTGAGCACGTCGGGCACCACCGGCTCCCCGAAGCTGGTGCGGCTCTCGCGCGCCAACGTCGCCAGCAACGCCGCCGCCATCGCCGACTACCTCGCGCTGACACCGGCCGACCGGGCGATCACCGCCCTGCCGCTGCACTACTGCTACGGCCTGTCGGTCCTCCACTCCCACCTCGTCGCGGGCGCGAGCGTCGCGCTGACCGACCTGAGCGTCGTCGACGAGTGCTTCTGGGAGCTCTTCGCCCGTGCCGGCGCGACCACCCTCGCCGGCGTCCCGCACACGTTCGACCTGCTGGCGGCCAGCGGCTTCGAGGACCGCGACCTCCCCACCCTGCGCCAGGTGACCCAGGCCGGCGGCCGGCTCGCCCCGGACGACGTACGCCGCTGGAGCCGGCTCGGCCGCAGCCGCGGCTGGGGCCTCGTCGTGATGTACGGCGCCACCGAGGCGACCGCCCGGATGGCGTGGCTGCCGCCGCACCTCGCCGAGGACCACCCGGGCGCGATCGGCGTCGCGATCCCCGGCGGCACGCTCCGCCTCGACGAGTCCGCGGACGAGCGGCCCGGCGTCGGCGAGCTCGTCTACACCGGCCCCAACGTGATGCTCGGCTACGCCACCACCCCGGCGGACCTGGCGCTCGGCCGGGTCACCACCGAGCTGCGCACCGGCGACCTCGCCCAGCAGCACGACGGCCTCTTCGAGGTGGTCGGTCGGCGCAACCGCCGCGGCAAGGTGTTCGGGCTCCGCATCGACCTCGACGCCGTCGAGCGGCGGCTGCGCGCCGACGTCGACCGACGCGCCCGGGTCGTCGCCACGGACCGCGCGGTGCACGCGTTCGTCACCAGCGGTCGTGGGAGCGGCGCCGCGCGGACGCTGGTCGCCGACCACTGCGGCGTACCTCCCCACGCCGTCCGGGTCGCCGTGCTGCCGCAGGTCCCGCACACCTCGTCCGGCAAGCCCGACTACGCCGCGCTGGCGGAGCTGGCCGCGCTGGAGGAGCAGGCCGGCGAGGTCGACCGGCCGGCCGCCGCCGACCCGGTCCGCGCCGACGTCGTGCGCGTGCTGGGGCGGCCCGACGCCACCGACGCCGACTCCTTCGTGGACCTCGGCGGCGACTCGCTGTCCTACGTCGAGCTCTCCACCCGGCTCGGCGCGCACTTCCCCGACGGGCTGCCCGCCGGCTGGCACACGCACCCCATCGGCGAGCTCGAGCGCCTCGCGGCGGCCGCGAGGGCCGCCGGGGCCGCTGGAGCCGACAGGCGCCCCGCGTCGGGACGCCTGTCGCGGCTCGACACGACCGTCGCCCTGCGCGCGCTCGCGATCCTCTTCGTCGTCGCCAGCCACGTCGACCTCGTCGCGCTCGAGGGTGGTGCGCACCTGCTGCTCGCGCTCGCGGGCTTCAACTTCGCGCGCTTCCAGCTCTCGGCGACCGGCGGTCCCCGCACCCGCCTGCGCCACGGCCTCTCCGGCCTCGCGCAGCTGATCGTCCCGTCGGTGCTCTGGGTGGGCGGGGTCGCCCTCCTGCTCGGCACCTACGACCTCGCCACCGTGCTGTTCGTCCGCGAGGTGGTCAACGGCTCGGAGTGGGACGACCAGTGGCAGCTGTGGTTCCTCGAGTCGCTGGTGTGGCTGACCGTCGCGGCCCTGGCCGTCACGACCCTCCCGGCGCTGCACCGGCTGGAGCGGCGTACCCCCTTCCACTTCGCCCTCGGCGTGCTGGCCGTCACCACGGTCGCCCGCGTCGTCGAGGTGGGGTGGCGCGCCGGCCCGACCGAGCGCTACACGATCCTCGTCGTGGCCTTCTTCTTCGCCCTCGGCTGGGCCGGGGCGCGGGCGACCTCGACCCGCGAGCGGTGCCTGGTCACCGTCCTGGGGGTCGTGATGACCGTCGGCTTCTTCGGCCAGCCGCACCGTGAGGTGATCGTCCTGGGTGGGTTCCTGATGATGCTCTGGGTGCCACACATCCGGCTGCCGGCCCCGCTCGCCCGGGCCGCCGGAGCGCTCGCCGGCGCGAGCCTGTTCGTCTACCTCACGCACTGGCAGGTCTACCCCCCGCTCGAGGACGCCGGCCACCAGTGGCTCGCCCTTGTGGCGTCCCTCACAGTCGGGATCGCCTACTCGCGCATCGTGCGTCCGGTGCATCAGGCTGTCGGTCGCGCCGCGCTCGGATCGCGGTAG
- a CDS encoding ABC transporter ATP-binding protein — MSSLTITGVTKAFGTGPEATRAVDDVTLHVPHGSFTTVLGPSGCGKTTLLRLIAGFLLPDAGSIAFGDTTVAGDGVRPVPPQSRHVGYVPQEGALFPHLDVAANIAFGLPAAARGSQEGRDRVTEMLDLVELPSHFRDRRPDELSGGQQQRVALARSLAPQPAVVLLDEPFSSLDASLRGTTATAVRRALAATNTTALLVTHDQNEALSLADQVAVMRGGRLVQSAPPSEVYLSPSDPQVAEFVGRAVVLPGTATDAHATCALGEVVLSEAATGPVALMIRPEQVYVDLAHADGVRGSVEEVSYYGHDCAVRVRLDDGTSVLARMAGVRHPSAGDIVHLRVTGLVRAYRPAGAP, encoded by the coding sequence ATGAGCTCCCTGACCATCACCGGCGTCACCAAGGCCTTCGGCACCGGGCCCGAGGCCACTCGCGCCGTCGACGACGTCACCCTGCACGTGCCGCACGGCTCGTTCACCACGGTGCTCGGGCCGTCCGGCTGCGGCAAGACGACCCTGCTGCGCCTCATCGCCGGCTTCCTCCTGCCCGACGCGGGCAGCATCGCGTTCGGCGACACCACGGTCGCCGGCGACGGCGTACGTCCGGTCCCGCCCCAGTCGCGCCACGTCGGCTACGTCCCGCAGGAGGGGGCGCTGTTCCCGCACCTCGACGTCGCCGCCAACATCGCCTTCGGCCTTCCCGCGGCCGCGCGCGGCAGCCAGGAGGGGCGCGACCGCGTGACCGAGATGCTCGACCTCGTCGAGCTCCCCTCCCACTTCCGCGACCGGCGGCCCGACGAGCTCTCCGGCGGGCAGCAGCAGCGGGTCGCGCTCGCCCGCTCCCTCGCACCCCAACCGGCCGTCGTGCTCCTCGACGAGCCGTTCTCGTCGCTCGACGCGAGCCTGCGCGGCACCACCGCCACCGCCGTGCGCCGGGCGCTGGCGGCCACCAACACCACCGCGCTGCTCGTCACCCACGACCAGAACGAGGCGCTCTCCCTCGCCGACCAGGTCGCCGTCATGCGCGGCGGCCGGCTCGTGCAGTCCGCGCCACCGAGCGAGGTCTACCTCTCGCCGAGCGACCCGCAGGTGGCGGAGTTCGTCGGTCGTGCGGTGGTGCTGCCCGGCACCGCGACCGACGCCCACGCCACGTGCGCGCTCGGGGAGGTCGTGCTCTCGGAGGCGGCCACCGGGCCGGTCGCGCTGATGATCCGGCCCGAGCAGGTCTACGTCGACCTCGCCCACGCCGACGGCGTGCGCGGCTCGGTCGAGGAGGTCAGCTACTACGGCCACGACTGCGCGGTCCGGGTTCGCCTCGACGACGGCACCTCGGTGCTCGCCCGGATGGCGGGCGTACGCCACCCGTCCGCGGGCGACATCGTCCACCTCCGCGTGACCGGGCTGGTCCGCGCCTACCGGCCCGCGGGTGCGCCGTGA
- a CDS encoding ABC transporter permease, translating into MPLAYVASYVVVIGPVDLWQLLARPRIAELLRNTITLAVACMAATAALGVALAVAVERTDLPARRLWHGLLVAPLAVPAFVNGYAWVSLDRGIQGFGGAFAVVTLSYYPLVYLPVVAMLRRLDPALEETAFSLGHSRARTFRTVVLPQLRPALLGGALLVGLHLLAEFGALSLLRFPTFTTAIYDQYGSTFNGAAATAMAGVLVLLCLVLLLADLRLRGDRRYARVGRGAARTAVPLALGPWRLPVLATVGAVVVLALGVPAFSLLRWLVAGTSTEFPVAELTAALAATLVLALAGAVVTTLAAIPVVWLAVRHRGWASTVIERSTYVANALPGIVVGLALVVASLRLVPVVYQTAGLLVAAYAILFLPRAVVTVRAGLEQAPVVLDDVSHSLGLGTLATARRVTLPLIAPSLGAGAALVFLAISTELTATLMLSPIGTSTLATEFWSASSELRYGAAAPYALLLVLVSIPATVLLMRTDSPAARTETVPA; encoded by the coding sequence GTGCCGTTGGCCTACGTGGCCTCGTACGTCGTGGTGATCGGTCCCGTCGACCTCTGGCAGCTCCTGGCCCGGCCGCGGATCGCCGAGCTGCTCCGCAACACCATCACCCTCGCGGTGGCGTGCATGGCGGCGACCGCCGCGCTCGGCGTCGCGCTCGCGGTCGCCGTTGAGCGCACCGACCTGCCGGCACGCCGCTTGTGGCACGGCCTGCTCGTGGCGCCGCTCGCGGTGCCCGCGTTCGTCAACGGCTACGCCTGGGTCTCCCTCGACCGCGGCATCCAGGGATTCGGCGGCGCGTTCGCGGTCGTCACGCTGTCCTACTACCCGCTCGTCTACCTCCCAGTCGTGGCGATGCTGCGCCGCCTCGACCCCGCGCTGGAGGAGACGGCGTTCTCGCTCGGCCACTCGCGCGCCCGCACCTTCCGCACCGTCGTGCTGCCGCAGCTGCGTCCCGCGCTGCTCGGCGGGGCCCTGCTCGTGGGCCTGCACCTGCTCGCCGAGTTCGGCGCGCTGTCGCTGCTGCGGTTCCCGACGTTCACGACCGCGATCTACGACCAGTACGGCTCGACCTTCAACGGGGCGGCCGCGACCGCCATGGCCGGCGTCCTGGTGCTGCTGTGCCTGGTCCTCCTGCTGGCCGACCTGCGCCTGCGCGGTGACCGGAGGTACGCCCGCGTCGGTCGCGGCGCCGCCCGTACGGCCGTCCCGCTCGCGCTCGGCCCCTGGCGGCTTCCGGTGCTCGCGACCGTCGGCGCCGTGGTCGTCCTCGCCCTGGGCGTGCCCGCCTTCTCGCTGCTGCGATGGCTCGTCGCCGGCACCTCGACGGAGTTCCCCGTGGCCGAGCTCACGGCAGCCCTCGCCGCCACGCTCGTCCTCGCGCTCGCCGGCGCGGTCGTCACCACCCTGGCCGCGATCCCCGTCGTCTGGCTCGCCGTGCGCCACCGCGGGTGGGCGAGCACCGTGATCGAGCGCAGCACCTATGTCGCCAACGCGCTGCCCGGCATCGTCGTCGGCCTCGCGCTCGTGGTCGCCTCGTTGCGCCTGGTGCCGGTCGTCTACCAGACCGCCGGGCTGCTCGTCGCGGCCTACGCCATCCTCTTCCTGCCCCGCGCCGTGGTGACCGTGCGCGCCGGGCTCGAGCAGGCGCCCGTCGTGCTCGACGACGTCTCCCACAGCCTCGGCCTCGGCACCCTGGCCACGGCCCGACGGGTCACCCTGCCGCTCATCGCCCCGAGCCTGGGTGCCGGCGCGGCGCTGGTCTTCCTCGCGATCTCCACCGAGCTGACGGCCACCCTGATGCTCTCCCCGATCGGCACGAGCACGCTGGCCACCGAGTTCTGGTCGGCCTCGTCCGAGCTGCGCTACGGCGCCGCCGCCCCGTACGCCCTGCTGCTCGTGCTGGTCTCGATCCCCGCCACGGTGCTGCTGATGCGCACCGACAGCCCCGCCGCCCGCACCGAGACGGTTCCCGCATGA
- a CDS encoding iron ABC transporter substrate-binding protein → MTTPPRRATPRTAAALAGTLLAASALSGCGVFGSPDLVVYNAQHEQLLDEIIPLFEEESGLDVELRNGKDLEMANQIVEEGEDSPADVFLTENSPAMSIVDNAGLFAELPESATATIPDEYVPAGRTWTGFLARSTVAMYNTDSMTEADMPASILDFADPEWAGRVAFSPTGADFQAIVSAVLELEGEEATAEWLEGLKANGVIVQNNLVVMQSVDSGEVDAGIAYHYYWYRDRQENGTDSDSSALHFFGDQDPGAFLSISGAGILASSEHQDAAEEFITWLTGTEAQQAMAESYALEYPLNPDASLSPEVKPFDELEPPAVDVAGLNGPQVTELMTAAGLL, encoded by the coding sequence GTGACGACTCCCCCGCGCCGCGCCACCCCCCGTACGGCTGCCGCCCTCGCCGGCACCCTGCTCGCCGCCTCCGCCCTGTCGGGCTGCGGCGTCTTCGGCTCTCCCGACCTGGTCGTCTACAACGCCCAGCACGAGCAGCTGCTCGACGAGATCATCCCGCTGTTCGAGGAGGAGTCCGGCCTCGACGTCGAGCTCCGCAACGGCAAGGACCTCGAGATGGCCAACCAGATCGTCGAGGAGGGCGAGGACTCGCCCGCCGACGTGTTCCTCACCGAGAACTCGCCCGCGATGAGCATCGTCGATAACGCCGGCCTGTTCGCCGAGCTGCCGGAGTCCGCGACCGCGACGATCCCGGACGAGTACGTCCCCGCGGGCCGCACGTGGACCGGGTTCCTGGCCCGCTCGACCGTCGCGATGTACAACACCGACTCCATGACCGAGGCCGACATGCCCGCCTCGATCCTCGACTTCGCCGACCCGGAGTGGGCGGGCCGCGTCGCCTTCTCCCCCACCGGTGCCGACTTCCAGGCGATCGTGTCCGCCGTCCTCGAGCTCGAGGGCGAGGAGGCCACCGCCGAGTGGCTGGAGGGCCTGAAGGCCAACGGCGTGATCGTGCAGAACAACCTGGTCGTCATGCAGTCGGTCGACTCCGGCGAGGTCGACGCCGGCATCGCCTACCACTACTACTGGTACCGCGACCGCCAGGAGAACGGCACCGACTCCGACAGCTCGGCGCTCCACTTCTTCGGCGACCAGGACCCCGGCGCGTTCCTCAGCATCTCCGGCGCCGGCATCCTCGCCAGCAGCGAGCACCAGGACGCCGCCGAGGAGTTCATCACCTGGCTCACCGGCACCGAGGCCCAGCAGGCGATGGCGGAGTCGTACGCCCTGGAGTACCCGCTCAACCCCGACGCCAGCCTCTCGCCCGAGGTCAAGCCGTTCGACGAGCTCGAGCCGCCGGCGGTCGACGTGGCCGGCCTCAACGGCCCGCAGGTGACCGAGCTGATGACCGCGGCAGGCCTGCTCTGA
- a CDS encoding acyl-CoA dehydrogenase family protein has product MTFELSPEHEQFRRSVRDFAEAEIAPHAAQWDRDHHFPTDVVQKMGALGLMGLTAPEEFGGAGMAGEDGGFTSLCIAIEEIGRVDQSMGITLEAAVGLGINPILTFGTDEQKKTWLPDLVSGDAIAGFGLTEPGAGSDAGATKTKAVLDDGEWVVNGAKQFITNSGSSITSLVTVTARTGERADGRPEISTIIVPSGTPGFTAEKAYDKLGWHASDTHPLSFDDARVPEANLLGERGRGYAQFLATLDDGRVAIAALAVGCIQACLDMSVQYAGERQTFGGPIGRKQGLAFQVSDLQVMLDASRLLTYKAAAMKDAMDAGSSSVSTAAFKQAAAVAKLYATESAVTATRIATQVFGGYGFMEEYPVVRFYRDAKVLEIGEGTSEVQRMLIARGLGLPVE; this is encoded by the coding sequence ATGACCTTCGAGCTGTCCCCCGAGCACGAGCAGTTCCGCCGCAGCGTCCGCGACTTCGCCGAGGCCGAGATCGCGCCGCACGCCGCACAGTGGGACCGCGACCACCACTTCCCGACCGACGTCGTGCAGAAGATGGGCGCGCTCGGGCTCATGGGACTGACGGCGCCGGAGGAGTTCGGCGGCGCCGGGATGGCCGGCGAGGACGGCGGCTTCACCTCGCTGTGCATCGCCATCGAGGAGATCGGCCGCGTCGACCAGTCGATGGGCATCACCCTCGAGGCCGCGGTGGGCCTGGGCATCAACCCGATCCTGACCTTCGGCACCGACGAGCAGAAGAAGACCTGGCTGCCCGACCTCGTCTCCGGCGACGCGATCGCGGGCTTCGGCCTCACCGAGCCGGGTGCCGGCTCCGACGCCGGGGCGACGAAGACGAAGGCCGTGCTCGACGACGGCGAGTGGGTCGTCAACGGCGCCAAGCAGTTCATCACCAACTCGGGCTCCTCGATCACCTCGCTGGTGACCGTGACCGCGCGTACGGGTGAGCGGGCCGACGGCCGGCCGGAGATCTCCACGATCATCGTCCCGTCCGGCACCCCCGGATTCACCGCCGAGAAGGCCTACGACAAGCTCGGCTGGCACGCCTCCGACACCCACCCGCTGTCCTTCGACGACGCGCGCGTGCCCGAGGCCAACCTGCTCGGCGAGCGCGGTCGCGGCTACGCCCAGTTCCTCGCGACGCTCGACGACGGCCGGGTCGCGATCGCGGCCCTCGCGGTCGGCTGCATCCAGGCGTGCCTGGACATGTCCGTGCAGTACGCCGGCGAGCGGCAGACCTTCGGAGGCCCCATCGGGCGCAAGCAGGGCCTGGCCTTCCAGGTCTCGGACCTGCAGGTGATGCTCGACGCGTCGCGCCTGCTGACCTACAAGGCGGCCGCGATGAAGGACGCCATGGACGCCGGCTCGTCGTCGGTGTCGACGGCCGCGTTCAAGCAGGCCGCCGCGGTCGCCAAGCTGTACGCCACGGAGTCGGCGGTCACCGCGACGCGGATCGCCACGCAGGTCTTCGGCGGCTACGGCTTCATGGAGGAGTACCCGGTCGTGCGGTTCTACCGCGACGCCAAGGTGCTCGAGATCGGTGAGGGCACCTCCGAGGTGCAGCGGATGCTCATCGCGCGGGGGCTCGGCCTGCCGGTCGAGTGA
- a CDS encoding YnfA family protein: MTEIGGAWLVWQGVREHRGWLWVGAGVVALGLHGLVATLQPDAHFGRILAAYGGVFVAGSLAWGMVVDGFRPDRHDVAGAIICLVLVAVIMYAPRPV, translated from the coding sequence CTGACCGAGATCGGTGGCGCGTGGCTGGTCTGGCAGGGCGTGCGCGAGCACCGCGGCTGGCTGTGGGTCGGCGCGGGCGTGGTCGCGCTGGGTCTCCACGGCTTGGTCGCCACGCTGCAGCCAGATGCTCACTTCGGACGGATCCTGGCGGCGTACGGCGGGGTCTTCGTGGCCGGCTCCCTCGCCTGGGGCATGGTCGTCGACGGCTTCCGTCCGGACCGTCACGACGTCGCGGGCGCGATCATCTGCCTCGTCTTGGTCGCGGTGATCATGTACGCCCCGCGACCCGTGTGA